In Erigeron canadensis isolate Cc75 chromosome 1, C_canadensis_v1, whole genome shotgun sequence, a single window of DNA contains:
- the LOC122609562 gene encoding probable serine/threonine-protein kinase PBL11 produces the protein MGICWSIQIKADSAFLTGIDSKTGDRNGNSNSSSKVSTGSQTQTPRSEGEILQSCNLKSFTFNELKSATRNFRPDSVLGEGGFGSVFKGWVDEHSFSASKPGTGIVIAVKRLNQEGLQGHKEWLAEINYLGQLRHPNLVKLIGYCLEDDHRLLAYEFMPKGSMENHLFRKGSYFQPLSWRLRLKVALGAARGLAFLHNAETMVIYRDFKTSNILLDSNFNAKLSDFGLARDGPTGDKSHVSTRVMGTYGYAAPEYLSTGHLTAKSDVYSFGVVLLEILSGKKAIDKNRPPGEHNLVEWAKPCLTNKRRIFRVLDPRLEGQYSLGRALKLANLALQCLCMEPKLRPTMDEVVTTLEELQDSEKRERREPQVNSSTNKARSCRQEVGTGMVAYPRPSASLRA, from the exons atggGGATTTGTTGGAGTATTCAGATTAAAGCTGACAGTGCATTTTTGACTG GTATTGACTCGAAAACTGGAGATAGAAATGGGAACAGTAATTCAAGTAGTAAAGTTTCAACTGGTTCTCAAACGCAAACGCCTCGTAGTGAGGGCGAGATTTTGCAGTCGTGCAACTTAAAAAGCTTTACTTTCAATGAACTTAAAAGCGCCACGAGAAACTTCCGTCCAGATAGTGTGCTCGGGGAAGGTGGATTTGGTTCTGTTTTCAAAGGATGGGTTGATGAGCATTCGTTTTCAGCGTCAAAGCCAGGAACTGGTATTGTGATTGCTGTAAAGAGGTTGAATCAAGAAGGATTACAGGGCCACAAGGAGTGGTTG GCAGAAATCAACTATCTTGGCCAGTTACGCCATCCTAATCTTGTGAAATTGATTGGTTATTGCTTAGAAGATGATCATAGGCTTTTGGCTTATGAGTTCATGCCGAAAGGTAGCATGGAGAATCATTTGTTCAGGA AAGGTTCTTACTTCCAGCCACTTTCTTGGCGTCTGCGCCTGAAAGTTGCTCTTGGGGCCGCAAGGGGTCTTGCATTTCTTCACAATGCTGAAACAATGGTCATATACAGAGACTTCAAGACTTCAAATATTCTACTTGACTCG AACTTCAATGCAAAATTATCTGACTTTGGGTTGGCACGGGATGGCCCAACTGGTGATAAAAGCCATGTTTCTACTAGAGTTATGGGAACCTATGGATATGCTGCTCCTGAATATCTTTCCACAG GTCATCTAACGGCAAAGAGTGACGTCTACAGTTTTGGAGTTGTTCTCCTGGAAATCTTATCAGGTAAAAAGGCAATAGACAAAAATCGTCCACCTGGAGAACACAATCTAGTAGAATGGGCTAAACCTTGTCTTACCAACAAACGAAGAATCTTCAGGGTTCTGGACCCACGGCTTGAAGGTCAATATTCACTTGGACGAGCTCTCAAGTTAGCAAACCTTGCACTTCAATGTCTATGCATGGAGCCCAAGCTGCGACCCACTATGGATGAAGTGGTGACCACTCTAGAAGAGCTTCAGGACAGTGAAAAACGTGAACGTAGGGAACCGCAAGTGAACTCTTCAACGAATAAAGCCCGGTCCTGTAGACAAGAAGTTGGCACAGGGATGGTTGCTTATCCTAGACCTTCTGCTTCCCTTCGTGCTTAA